From one Lolium rigidum isolate FL_2022 chromosome 4, APGP_CSIRO_Lrig_0.1, whole genome shotgun sequence genomic stretch:
- the LOC124648074 gene encoding alpha carbonic anhydrase 7-like, whose product MAFSWPSCCGAMILVVVVASCLDVALSHSDVGGPSFSYNTMSLDGPENWGKLSPDYKACGEGKAQSPIDIVTANAVPNPSLDNLTRVYAPTDATLTNNGKDISMTFDDLEGHSVAPGTILVCNPDGTMKAFGLKMIHWHSPSEHTIDGQRFPLELHLVHASEDGHLAVIGILYKIGDHDAFYDQLEDKLRELKTVHRVAAGVVELKSLQKRTGSYFRYMGSLTTPPCTENVIWNILGKVREISAEQLQLLTAPLPHKDNRPPQPLNGRTVQFYNPPNRTVSFQTI is encoded by the exons ATGGCGTTCTCGTGGCCGTCCTGCTGTGGGGCGATGATCTTGGTTGTCGTCGTCGCCTCTTGTCTCGATGTTGCCCTCTCAC ACAGCGATGTGGGTGGCCCGAGCTTCAGCTACAACACGATGAGCTTGGACGGCCCGGAGAACTGGGGCAAGCTGAGCCCTGACTACAAGGCGTGCGGCGAGGGCAAGGCACAGTCCCCCATCGACATTGTCACCGCCAACGCAGTCCCCAACCCGAGCCTCGACAACCTTACCCGCGTCTATGCCCCGACCGACGCCACCCTCACCAACAACGGCAAGGACATCTCCATGACCTTCGACGACCTTGAGGGCCACTCTGTCGCGCCGGGCACAATCCTCGTCTGCAACCCCGACGGGACCATGAAGGCTTTCGGGCTCAAGATGATCCACTGGCACTCGCCATCAGAGCACACCATTGACGGCCAACGCTTCCCCCTGGAGCTCCACCTGGTGCACGCCAGCGAGGACGGCCACCTCGCCGTCATCGGCATCCTCTACAAGATCGGGGACCACGACGCGTTCTATGACCAGCTGGAGGACAAGCTGCGGGAGCTCAAGACGGTGCACCGTGTGGCGGCGGGGGTGGTGGAGCTAAAATCGCTGCAGAAGCGCACGGGAAGCTACTTCCGGTACATGGGGTCGCTCACCACGCCGCCGTGCACGGAGAACGTGATCTGGAACATCCTCGGCAAGGTCAGGGAGATTAGCGCCGAGCAGCTGCAGCTGCTCACGGCGCCGCTGCCGCACAAGGACAACCGGCCGCCCCAGCCGTTGAATGGCCGCACCGTCCAGTTCTACAACCCGCCGAACAGAACCGTCTCCTTCCAAACCATTTGA